From the genome of Pseudoxanthomonas sp.:
GGTGGATGTGATCGCCGAAGGTTTCGATGTCGTCGTACGCACCGGCCCGCTCCGCGACTCAAGGCTGAGCGCCCGCCCGCTGCTCGAGTTCGGCACATGCATTGTCGGGTCACCGGCCTATTTCCAGCGCAAGGGCATCCCCGGACACCCGCTCGCGCTGGTGCAGCACGATTGCCTGCACTACCGCTTCCCGCACTCGGGCAAGACCGAACGCTGGCGCCTGGGCCCCGAAGGCCAGTTCGACGCACTCGGCCTGCCCGACACCATGATCTGCAACAGCCTGGAGGCGCGCATCCATTACGCCCGACAGGGGCGCGGCATCGCCTGGGTGCCGGATTTCTCCGTCGCCGCCGCGCTGGACGATGGCAGCCTGGTGAGTGTGCTGGAGGATTTCGTCCACCATCGCGACACGTTCTCGATGGTCTGGCCGTCCGGTGCGCAGGTTGCGCCCAGGCTCCGCGCGTTCATCGACTTCATGGGCGCGGCCATGGCAGGCAACGCCAGCGGCCAGCGTCAGCCCACGCCCAATCCAGGAATCGCCACGATCGCCTCGGGGTCGAATCCGGCGATCCGCGCGAAAT
Proteins encoded in this window:
- a CDS encoding LysR family transcriptional regulator; amino-acid sequence: MNSLNGVLLFVHVAEAGSFVGASRLSGISASAVSKSMARLEQRLSARLFHRSTRSVSLTPEGQLYLQTCRQVLRDLQSVESKLALSIEHPQGRLKISLPMVGGFLLPALSDFSARYPEVALDLDFSDRLVDVIAEGFDVVVRTGPLRDSRLSARPLLEFGTCIVGSPAYFQRKGIPGHPLALVQHDCLHYRFPHSGKTERWRLGPEGQFDALGLPDTMICNSLEARIHYARQGRGIAWVPDFSVAAALDDGSLVSVLEDFVHHRDTFSMVWPSGAQVAPRLRAFIDFMGAAMAGNASGQRQPTPNPGIATIASGSNPAIRAKSLPRST